One Mesorhizobium sp. J428 DNA segment encodes these proteins:
- a CDS encoding pentapeptide repeat-containing protein yields MRLAAGRDRLDAVDFDMTGSVFDDVNLTGARFHNVKLQDAAIEESCIAGLRINGILVTELLETYEAAKAAGGK; encoded by the coding sequence ATGAGGCTTGCCGCCGGACGTGACCGCCTGGACGCGGTCGATTTCGACATGACGGGGTCGGTCTTCGACGATGTGAACCTGACGGGCGCGCGGTTTCACAATGTCAAGTTGCAGGACGCCGCGATTGAGGAGTCCTGCATCGCGGGGCTTCGGATCAACGGCATCCTCGTGACCGAACTCCTCGAAACATACGAAGCGGCGAAGGCTGCCGGGGGCAAGTGA